In one window of Fictibacillus phosphorivorans DNA:
- a CDS encoding TerC family protein: protein MDFLTPDFWSALLAIVVIDLVLAGDNAIVIGLAARNLPKENQKKVIIWGTVGAIVIRAAATLAVVWLLKIPGLLLAGGLILVVIAYKLMIEEKDHDIEAQNSVWAAIRTIIIADAVMGLDNVLAVAGAAHGDFLLVVIGLLISVPIVVWGSTLFLKVIDKYPFIITIGAGVLAWTASKMIVGEKFMAPYFDNGFVKYGFEVLVVLLVLGLGTWKKRKVAQERASEKVLAKKEA from the coding sequence ATGGATTTTTTAACACCAGATTTTTGGTCGGCCTTATTGGCGATCGTTGTTATCGACTTAGTATTAGCTGGTGATAACGCAATTGTAATCGGCTTGGCAGCTAGAAACTTGCCGAAAGAGAATCAGAAGAAAGTAATCATCTGGGGAACAGTAGGAGCGATTGTGATTCGAGCAGCAGCTACGCTTGCGGTTGTTTGGTTATTAAAGATTCCCGGCCTACTTCTGGCAGGTGGATTAATTCTTGTGGTTATCGCTTATAAACTGATGATCGAAGAAAAAGATCATGATATTGAGGCTCAGAATAGTGTATGGGCAGCCATTAGAACGATTATTATTGCCGACGCGGTAATGGGTCTTGATAACGTTCTTGCTGTTGCAGGTGCAGCACATGGTGATTTCTTACTGGTAGTAATCGGTTTATTAATATCAGTGCCGATTGTTGTTTGGGGAAGCACATTGTTCCTAAAGGTCATTGATAAATACCCGTTCATTATCACAATTGGAGCAGGTGTTCTGGCTTGGACGGCCTCTAAGATGATCGTAGGAGAAAAATTCATGGCTCCTTATTTCGATAATGGATTTGTGAAGTATGGATTTGAAGTTCTCGTAGTTCTTCTTGTTCTAGGATTAGGTACATGGAAGAAAAGAAAAGTCGCTCAAGAGAGAGCATCAGAAAAGGTGCTTGCTAAAAAAGAAGCATAA
- a CDS encoding YihY/virulence factor BrkB family protein, whose product MRWFMKQWFHRFFQDKVFDLSAQLAYYFLVSLFPFIFLIFTILSFLPISSAYVLSLFQSIAPEEAYALLEYNLVAVLDEHRGDVLSVSLIIMIWLATIGTHAIIRVFNQAYQVEESRPFIKELILGMFLTFGLVIAVITALLLPVFGRNIGIYIFERTGYSHPVWHIWETARYLIGFSVLLSIFSALYRFAPNVRLTFKNVWPGAIFSTAGWHLFSYLFSSYVLIFDYGQIYGNLGAILTLMVWFYLSAMILIAGGQLNAILALKRELRK is encoded by the coding sequence GTGCGTTGGTTTATGAAACAGTGGTTTCACCGTTTCTTTCAAGATAAAGTGTTCGATCTTTCTGCACAGCTTGCTTATTATTTTCTAGTTTCTCTGTTTCCTTTTATTTTTCTCATTTTTACGATCCTTAGCTTTTTGCCTATTTCTTCTGCTTATGTACTATCACTTTTTCAGTCTATTGCTCCAGAAGAAGCATATGCTTTACTAGAGTATAATCTAGTGGCTGTTCTGGACGAGCATAGAGGAGATGTATTATCTGTTTCATTGATTATCATGATTTGGTTAGCGACAATCGGAACGCACGCGATCATTCGCGTTTTCAACCAGGCTTACCAAGTGGAAGAGAGCCGTCCTTTTATAAAAGAGCTCATCTTAGGTATGTTCCTTACGTTCGGGCTTGTGATTGCAGTGATTACCGCTCTCCTTTTGCCGGTATTTGGCAGAAACATCGGAATCTACATATTTGAACGAACTGGATACTCTCATCCTGTATGGCATATTTGGGAAACAGCACGCTATCTTATAGGTTTCTCTGTGCTTCTCTCCATCTTCTCAGCACTATATCGTTTTGCGCCAAATGTGAGGTTAACGTTTAAAAACGTGTGGCCAGGTGCTATTTTTTCGACAGCAGGCTGGCATCTATTCTCTTATTTATTTTCATCTTATGTCCTTATTTTTGACTACGGACAGATATACGGAAATTTAGGCGCAATATTAACATTAATGGTGTGGTTCTATCTTTCTGCCATGATCTTAATCGCAGGTGGACAACTAAATGCGATACTCGCATTAAAGAGGGAATTAAGAAAATAA
- the ytvI gene encoding sporulation integral membrane protein YtvI, with protein MTVKNLILLLILLAGIVIFVFYSIPLLLALLTAIMLEPVVKLFIRLFKGRRLLAVTATFILYLAGLGIFSYWLTTTLVIQVIEFITVLPSYSVHLFEVAENTFYEMENFYASLPPEVVRTLEEGLVGLKDYGVETAKNLTSGILGLITAIPGLLIYFIIYVVAVFLFSLDLPRLYAEFLNLFTTAAREKVELVFSQLSRATVGFFRAQIILSVVTYALALIGLMILDVEYAVILALLIVIVDILPILGTGSFLVPWAAYSFFINNNDHLAFGLLIMFGVITIVRRIIEPKILGSSLGISALAALVSLYIGFQLLGFIGLIVGPAIVIIYEALRSAGFIKIKIDF; from the coding sequence ATGACTGTAAAAAACTTAATCTTATTACTCATTTTGCTTGCCGGAATCGTCATCTTTGTCTTTTACAGTATACCTCTCCTTCTCGCATTGCTAACTGCTATAATGCTAGAACCAGTAGTGAAATTGTTTATTAGACTATTTAAGGGTAGACGATTATTGGCCGTCACTGCTACTTTTATCCTTTATCTTGCTGGACTCGGTATCTTCTCTTACTGGCTTACAACAACACTTGTTATTCAGGTCATCGAGTTTATTACCGTTCTTCCATCCTATTCGGTTCATCTGTTTGAAGTAGCAGAGAATACGTTTTATGAAATGGAAAACTTTTATGCTAGCTTACCTCCTGAAGTTGTGAGGACTCTTGAAGAAGGATTAGTAGGATTAAAGGATTATGGCGTTGAAACAGCAAAGAACTTAACATCCGGTATATTAGGACTAATCACAGCGATACCAGGATTGTTGATCTACTTTATTATCTATGTAGTAGCGGTTTTCTTATTTTCACTAGATCTTCCGCGTTTATACGCTGAGTTTCTCAATCTGTTTACAACAGCAGCCCGCGAAAAGGTTGAATTGGTCTTTAGTCAACTGTCTAGAGCAACAGTAGGGTTCTTTAGAGCTCAGATCATCTTAAGTGTTGTTACATACGCATTGGCATTGATCGGACTCATGATTTTAGATGTTGAGTACGCAGTTATTCTCGCTCTTTTGATCGTTATTGTAGATATCCTTCCAATCCTCGGAACAGGATCATTCCTTGTCCCATGGGCGGCTTATTCCTTCTTTATCAATAACAATGATCATCTTGCATTCGGACTGCTGATCATGTTTGGAGTCATCACGATCGTTCGAAGAATTATCGAACCGAAAATACTCGGGTCAAGCCTTGGTATATCTGCACTAGCAGCTCTTGTTTCCTTATATATTGGATTCCAGCTTCTAGGCTTTATCGGATTGATCGTCGGTCCTGCTATCGTCATCATCTATGAAGCTTTGAGAAGTGCAGGGTTTATCAAAATTAAGATCGATTTCTAA
- a CDS encoding ABC transporter permease: MINLVRNEMLKLLRKKRLYVIILIIAFLVPLFTYAQFKEIQDQREKLGNQDWRTTLQQEITDTQNRLSSSRIQDEWRKFLKIRLSQQQYYLENDIDPRAPGAPTFMRIFVENSIDLLLPLLVMVIVADLVSSESSGGTIKLLLTRPVKRWRILLSKYLAMLLSISFIVLSVAVLSYGISGVVFGYGGWNMPLLTGFTVSGDELLTENVHIVPQWQYILMEFGLVWYVCMIVGTLTFMLSVLLRSTAAVMGIMLASLIAGAILANMVSSWESAKYFFMVNLNLTNYVSGMATPIEGMSLGFSMSVLAVWGIAGFIIAFVTFSKRDIY; the protein is encoded by the coding sequence TTGATTAATCTTGTCCGGAATGAAATGTTAAAGCTTCTAAGAAAAAAACGTTTGTATGTCATCATCTTGATCATCGCTTTCTTGGTCCCTCTCTTTACATATGCTCAGTTTAAAGAGATTCAAGATCAACGTGAGAAGCTGGGTAACCAAGATTGGCGAACGACATTGCAGCAAGAGATCACTGACACACAAAACCGATTAAGCTCAAGCCGCATTCAAGATGAATGGCGGAAATTTCTAAAGATCAGACTTTCACAACAACAATATTATTTAGAGAACGATATCGATCCGCGCGCCCCAGGTGCACCAACGTTCATGCGTATTTTCGTCGAGAACTCGATTGATTTACTTCTTCCGTTGCTCGTCATGGTAATCGTGGCAGACCTTGTTTCTTCTGAATCAAGCGGAGGAACGATCAAACTCTTACTCACCCGGCCAGTTAAACGATGGCGCATTCTTCTCAGTAAATATCTAGCGATGTTGCTTTCGATTTCTTTCATCGTTTTATCAGTAGCTGTTCTATCATATGGAATATCTGGCGTAGTCTTCGGATATGGTGGATGGAACATGCCTCTATTAACAGGCTTTACGGTCTCTGGAGATGAACTTTTAACTGAAAATGTTCATATCGTTCCACAATGGCAATATATCTTAATGGAATTTGGACTCGTCTGGTATGTATGTATGATCGTCGGAACACTCACCTTCATGCTGTCCGTACTGTTAAGAAGTACGGCTGCCGTTATGGGAATCATGCTCGCTTCCCTGATTGCAGGAGCCATCCTAGCAAACATGGTATCTTCTTGGGAAAGCGCAAAATATTTCTTTATGGTAAATCTAAACCTTACGAATTATGTGAGTGGAATGGCAACCCCGATAGAAGGAATGTCATTAGGCTTTTCGATGAGCGTACTAGCCGTTTGGGGAATTGCTGGATTCATCATCGCTTTCGTTACATTTTCTAAGCGAGATATCTATTAA
- a CDS encoding methyl-accepting chemotaxis protein, whose product MFKRIQTKIMLSVSILVAITLLSVSLFSYFQTKQQLESNSNEQATSLSSEVKASTELYLKSYGDTIDRYSQDSRLINYLKTVKTDEEKGLNEVWPVVDQDFKHFLDLNKNVAVVYVGAETKQFKTTPKLDLPEGFDPTERPWYQTAKQTPEKIMWTEPYEDASSGEYVVTVTKPVLDPDTDEVLGVVGLDLNLAGLTSMINKTKVGYKGYPVLFDPKGMALVHPKQQGKDLSKETFIKEMYKNEKGNVSYTEQNKDRQLYYTTIAGTNWKLGFVYDQKELLKDAEELLNMILIFTSVAVIVALGVTYLLAKSISNPITRLQAQVQKVADGDLTVSVEAKSKDEVGTLTHHFNAMVENMRGLITSVSHSVVTVNESTSNLSAVSEETIAASEEVSRAVREIASGATTQAEDADETNRRTMDLSLQIEKVTEQAEEMTRLSLLAEAANKKGISQMNVLRERTGESNQVLINIESVISGLAVKVEEIEQVIQSITEISNQTNLLALNASIEAARAGESGRGFAVVADEVRKLAEQSAVAADKVRKTISGIGEESERAVKEMAYTKKIAHDQNMTVTDTESAFKDISGTMADMVRSIEKITSEVEMINNYKEEVVASIQSIAAVAEQSAAASEEVSASSEEQVRALSTVSQSAEELNDASEALTEMIKHFKI is encoded by the coding sequence ATGTTTAAAAGAATTCAAACAAAAATCATGCTTTCAGTAAGTATTCTCGTTGCCATTACACTTTTATCTGTATCGCTATTTTCTTATTTTCAAACCAAACAGCAACTTGAAAGTAACAGCAATGAACAAGCAACTAGTCTTTCTAGCGAAGTGAAAGCCTCAACAGAGTTGTATCTGAAATCATATGGAGATACGATCGATCGATACAGCCAAGACAGCAGGCTAATCAATTATTTAAAAACAGTAAAAACGGATGAAGAAAAAGGGTTGAATGAAGTTTGGCCGGTTGTTGATCAAGACTTTAAGCATTTCTTGGACCTTAATAAAAATGTTGCGGTCGTATATGTAGGGGCAGAGACCAAACAGTTTAAAACGACTCCAAAACTTGATCTTCCAGAAGGGTTTGATCCAACTGAACGTCCTTGGTATCAAACGGCTAAACAAACACCAGAAAAAATAATGTGGACAGAACCCTACGAAGATGCGAGTTCTGGTGAATATGTTGTAACGGTTACAAAACCGGTGTTAGATCCTGATACTGACGAGGTTCTCGGTGTAGTGGGTCTTGATCTAAATCTTGCTGGACTAACGAGCATGATCAACAAAACAAAAGTAGGGTATAAAGGATATCCCGTGCTTTTCGATCCAAAAGGTATGGCACTCGTCCATCCGAAACAACAAGGAAAAGATCTAAGTAAAGAGACGTTTATTAAAGAGATGTACAAAAATGAAAAAGGAAATGTTTCTTACACCGAACAGAATAAAGACCGTCAGCTTTATTATACGACGATTGCCGGCACGAACTGGAAGCTTGGGTTTGTCTATGATCAGAAAGAGTTGCTAAAAGATGCAGAAGAGCTCTTAAACATGATACTCATCTTTACGTCGGTCGCAGTTATCGTTGCTCTAGGTGTAACCTACTTATTGGCAAAGAGTATTTCCAATCCGATTACTAGATTACAAGCACAAGTACAAAAAGTAGCAGATGGCGACCTTACCGTATCAGTTGAAGCAAAATCCAAAGACGAAGTGGGAACGCTCACTCATCATTTTAACGCTATGGTGGAAAATATGCGGGGATTAATAACATCTGTCAGTCATTCGGTTGTAACCGTTAATGAGTCAACCTCTAACTTGAGTGCCGTGTCAGAAGAAACGATCGCTGCAAGTGAAGAAGTTTCTAGAGCTGTCAGAGAGATTGCATCTGGAGCGACTACACAAGCGGAAGATGCCGATGAAACAAACCGTCGAACGATGGACTTATCACTTCAGATTGAAAAAGTAACCGAACAAGCAGAAGAGATGACCCGACTGTCTTTATTAGCTGAAGCTGCAAATAAAAAAGGAATCTCGCAAATGAATGTTTTGCGTGAAAGGACGGGGGAAAGTAACCAAGTTCTAATAAACATAGAATCTGTTATTTCAGGACTTGCTGTTAAAGTAGAAGAGATCGAACAAGTGATTCAATCGATTACCGAGATCTCAAATCAGACGAATCTACTCGCACTGAACGCAAGCATTGAAGCGGCTAGAGCAGGTGAGAGCGGTCGTGGCTTTGCCGTCGTTGCCGATGAAGTTCGAAAGCTAGCGGAACAATCAGCTGTTGCTGCAGATAAAGTACGTAAGACCATCTCCGGAATTGGTGAAGAGTCCGAGCGTGCCGTGAAAGAAATGGCATACACAAAAAAAATCGCTCACGATCAAAATATGACTGTAACAGATACCGAATCTGCATTTAAAGATATCTCAGGAACAATGGCTGATATGGTGAGGTCGATTGAAAAGATTACGAGTGAAGTAGAGATGATCAATAACTACAAAGAGGAAGTAGTAGCATCCATCCAAAGTATCGCAGCAGTGGCCGAACAATCGGCAGCGGCAAGTGAAGAAGTAAGCGCGTCCTCTGAGGAGCAAGTTCGTGCACTATCCACGGTTTCTCAGTCTGCCGAAGAATTGAACGATGCTTCCGAAGCACTGACTGAAATGATTAAACACTTCAAAATCTAG
- the hutG gene encoding formimidoylglutamase, which translates to MQTIPFLRKSGEAPFTDRGIKKAGQLLKPWSGDEVRGVAIAGAPLSKTSISHSGAHLTPQTIRAMMHSFSTYSIEEESDLWDHNITDFGDIEMHVTDLFTSQSRIHSVLKDIGAQHSEACVVTLGGDHSVSAAAIKAFQETKGRVGIIQFDAHFDLRNTEDGGPSNGTPFRQLIENGVITGDQLVQIGIRDFSNGKLYHDYAKEHGVTVHTMGDVKRNGLLSLLQKSVDQLKQTTENIYISLDMDVLDQAFAPGCPAIGPGGLDSDSLIEGIQYLAKEPSVKGMDIVEIDPTLDFRNMTSRLAAYIIIQFTLFYSGRKGGL; encoded by the coding sequence ATGCAAACTATACCCTTTCTTCGTAAATCAGGTGAGGCTCCATTTACTGACAGAGGGATAAAAAAGGCAGGTCAGCTTTTGAAGCCTTGGTCAGGTGATGAAGTGAGAGGAGTAGCTATAGCTGGAGCTCCTCTCTCGAAGACTTCGATTTCACATTCAGGTGCACACCTCACACCACAGACTATCCGTGCGATGATGCATTCGTTTTCCACATATAGCATTGAAGAAGAAAGTGATCTTTGGGATCACAACATTACCGATTTTGGAGATATTGAGATGCATGTTACAGATCTCTTTACTTCACAATCCCGTATTCATTCGGTCTTAAAAGACATTGGAGCTCAGCATAGCGAAGCATGTGTAGTTACGCTTGGTGGCGATCATTCTGTTTCTGCTGCAGCGATTAAAGCTTTTCAAGAAACGAAGGGACGGGTAGGCATCATCCAGTTCGATGCACATTTTGATCTTCGGAATACGGAGGACGGTGGTCCATCCAACGGTACGCCGTTTCGCCAGCTCATAGAAAATGGAGTGATTACAGGCGACCAACTCGTTCAGATTGGTATTCGAGATTTCTCAAATGGGAAACTTTATCATGATTATGCCAAGGAGCATGGAGTGACCGTTCACACGATGGGTGATGTAAAAAGAAACGGATTGCTTTCTTTGTTACAAAAATCAGTTGACCAGTTAAAACAGACAACAGAAAACATATATATTTCTCTTGACATGGATGTTTTGGATCAGGCATTTGCACCAGGTTGTCCTGCGATCGGTCCAGGTGGTTTAGACAGTGATTCGTTAATTGAAGGGATTCAGTATCTTGCAAAGGAGCCTTCTGTTAAAGGGATGGACATCGTAGAGATTGATCCAACCCTAGATTTTCGAAACATGACGAGCCGATTAGCTGCGTACATTATCATACAATTCACGCTGTTCTATTCAGGAAGAAAGGGAGGTTTATGA
- a CDS encoding acyltransferase family protein, producing the protein MSTATKERDYYFDNAKFILIFLVVFGHFISPIKSQNEWLYTIYNFIYTFHMPAFILIAGFFTKGVWRDGYLPKIFKKVLIPYLVFQLIYSFFYYDLYGKSEVKLDFFSPHWTLWFLLSLVFWNILLKVFVKMKYPLVLAIGIGVAVGYIHDIGTFLSLLRTFVFFPVFLLGHLLEKRDFKKILRPRAKIISAAFLVVLFITYHFIFPNGTKEWLLSSSSYSEILGYNDWYGGLVRLAMYGVMFAATFSFLALLPRRRMFFTEFGERTLYIYLLHGFVLKYLFTTDLFASIEENGAYFMLLFLAVIVTLFLASKPVIALAQPFIELRWSKLKKILKPKPSQPRES; encoded by the coding sequence ATGAGTACTGCTACAAAAGAACGCGATTATTATTTCGACAACGCTAAGTTTATTTTAATTTTTCTCGTCGTGTTCGGGCACTTTATTTCCCCGATAAAAAGTCAAAATGAGTGGCTTTACACGATCTACAACTTTATATATACCTTTCATATGCCTGCATTTATACTAATAGCAGGGTTCTTTACAAAAGGTGTCTGGCGTGATGGCTATCTTCCTAAAATCTTTAAAAAAGTACTGATTCCTTATTTGGTTTTTCAATTAATCTATAGTTTTTTCTACTATGATTTGTACGGTAAGAGCGAAGTGAAACTAGACTTCTTTTCACCCCATTGGACACTATGGTTCTTATTAAGTTTGGTTTTCTGGAATATTCTTTTAAAAGTCTTTGTGAAAATGAAATATCCACTTGTCCTTGCCATTGGTATAGGAGTAGCAGTAGGTTATATTCATGACATTGGTACATTTTTGAGTCTCCTTCGAACATTTGTCTTTTTCCCTGTCTTCTTGCTTGGACATCTGCTTGAAAAGAGAGACTTCAAAAAGATATTACGTCCTAGAGCCAAAATTATTTCAGCAGCTTTCTTAGTTGTACTGTTCATTACGTATCATTTTATTTTTCCAAACGGTACAAAAGAATGGCTTTTATCTTCATCTTCTTATTCGGAGATCCTTGGCTACAACGATTGGTATGGCGGTCTTGTCAGACTTGCCATGTACGGTGTAATGTTTGCGGCAACCTTTAGCTTTTTAGCCCTTCTTCCGCGCAGACGAATGTTCTTCACTGAATTTGGAGAACGCACCTTATATATTTATCTGTTGCATGGTTTCGTTTTGAAATACTTGTTTACTACAGATCTATTCGCATCTATCGAGGAAAACGGCGCATACTTTATGCTCCTCTTCCTAGCAGTTATCGTAACGCTATTTCTAGCAAGCAAACCCGTTATCGCACTAGCACAGCCGTTTATTGAGTTGCGTTGGTCTAAGCTTAAAAAAATATTAAAACCAAAACCCTCTCAGCCTAGAGAAAGCTGA
- a CDS encoding ABC transporter ATP-binding protein — protein sequence MSQTPALEVENLTKKIKGKQIIKGVSFTLVPGEVFGFLGPNGAGKTTTIRMIVGLISPTSGTIKIGGKNVRTEFTEAMKHLGCIVENPELYPYLTGWENLVHFQKMDSSIPKTRLNEVIELVGLQNRIHDRVGTYSLGMRQRLGIAQALLGKPKVLILDEPTNGLDPAGIREMREFIRQLAREENLSVLVSSHLLSEIQLMCDRVAIISKGTVLRTDSVDNLLAEQERVIWRAEPIPLAKEILSLETEVTEGPDGTLITLYNEPLLPDWNEKLVKAGVKVKEMRTQLPSLEDLFLEVTGGESID from the coding sequence ATGAGTCAAACACCTGCATTAGAAGTAGAGAATCTAACGAAGAAAATTAAAGGCAAGCAGATCATAAAGGGTGTATCGTTCACACTTGTTCCAGGAGAAGTCTTTGGTTTTCTTGGGCCGAACGGTGCTGGGAAAACGACTACGATTCGAATGATCGTTGGTTTGATCTCTCCAACTTCTGGAACGATTAAAATCGGCGGTAAGAATGTAAGAACGGAATTTACAGAAGCGATGAAACATCTCGGCTGTATTGTTGAAAACCCAGAATTGTATCCGTACTTAACAGGATGGGAAAATCTTGTACACTTTCAGAAAATGGATTCTTCCATCCCAAAGACAAGATTAAATGAAGTGATCGAACTCGTTGGATTACAAAATCGAATTCACGATCGTGTGGGTACTTATTCACTCGGGATGAGACAGCGTTTAGGAATTGCCCAAGCTCTTTTAGGAAAACCAAAAGTACTCATATTGGACGAACCGACTAACGGACTCGACCCTGCAGGTATTCGCGAGATGCGTGAATTCATAAGGCAATTAGCAAGAGAAGAAAACTTAAGTGTTCTTGTATCTTCACACCTTTTGAGTGAAATTCAACTGATGTGTGATCGAGTGGCGATCATATCAAAGGGAACAGTATTACGCACAGATTCTGTTGATAATCTATTGGCGGAGCAGGAGCGTGTGATCTGGCGTGCTGAACCTATTCCACTCGCTAAAGAGATTCTTTCTCTGGAAACAGAAGTTACAGAAGGTCCAGACGGTACATTAATAACGTTATATAATGAACCTCTGCTGCCAGATTGGAACGAAAAGCTCGTAAAAGCTGGCGTGAAGGTAAAAGAAATGAGAACTCAGCTTCCTTCTTTAGAAGATCTGTTCTTAGAAGTAACAGGAGGCGAAAGCATTGATTAA
- a CDS encoding SGNH/GDSL hydrolase family protein, translated as MKKYTLMVVSIVSIAATVLWLFGLGWTLQDQFSANKKVSQLKEKTESTSTKKQDDTLTIFALGDSLTRGTGDADGKGYTGYLTERLKEKTDQDLSLFNTAIKGETSRGLLKQLQQSEIQRQAKQADVIVMTIGGNDLFQQGAALENLDTNAINGKKQIYLSNVKKIYTQLRELNPEAVIYHVGLYNPFSNMPDSKTTSSIVRDWNFQSAETAANFDNIVYVPTFDLFQLQVENYLYTDQFHPNTEGYKLIAERVASLINFEQEEK; from the coding sequence TTGAAAAAATATACCTTAATGGTCGTTTCAATTGTATCCATTGCAGCTACAGTATTATGGCTGTTTGGTCTTGGCTGGACGTTACAAGACCAATTTTCCGCTAATAAAAAAGTTTCACAGCTCAAAGAAAAAACCGAATCAACTTCAACAAAAAAGCAAGATGACACCCTTACGATTTTCGCATTAGGAGATTCACTTACTCGCGGCACGGGTGACGCTGACGGAAAGGGCTATACCGGCTACCTAACAGAGCGCTTAAAAGAGAAAACAGATCAAGATTTAAGTCTCTTTAATACCGCTATTAAAGGAGAAACATCCAGAGGTCTTCTAAAGCAGCTTCAACAAAGTGAGATCCAGCGTCAAGCTAAGCAAGCAGATGTCATTGTGATGACGATTGGTGGGAATGATCTGTTCCAACAAGGAGCAGCACTTGAGAATCTAGATACTAATGCGATTAACGGTAAAAAGCAGATCTATTTGAGTAATGTTAAAAAAATCTATACCCAACTTAGAGAACTGAATCCAGAGGCCGTCATCTATCATGTCGGTTTGTACAACCCTTTTAGCAATATGCCTGATTCAAAAACGACTTCTTCAATCGTTAGAGACTGGAACTTTCAGTCTGCTGAAACAGCAGCTAACTTTGATAACATCGTATATGTACCTACCTTTGATCTCTTTCAGCTTCAAGTAGAAAACTATCTATATACTGATCAATTTCATCCAAACACGGAGGGTTACAAGCTGATTGCAGAACGTGTAGCCTCACTGATCAACTTTGAACAGGAGGAGAAGTAA
- a CDS encoding helix-turn-helix domain-containing protein: MSEFGKFIELSRNQKGLSKSELARRLSITPQYMADIEKGRMIPSEEKIEKLVKTLELNEKEAFKLADKLPLRVLAEAKQHYYKQGS; the protein is encoded by the coding sequence ATGAGTGAGTTCGGAAAATTTATTGAATTGTCTAGAAATCAAAAGGGCTTGAGCAAATCAGAGCTTGCACGACGATTAAGCATCACTCCTCAATACATGGCAGATATCGAAAAAGGAAGAATGATTCCTTCTGAAGAAAAGATAGAAAAGCTAGTAAAAACGTTAGAGTTAAACGAAAAAGAAGCATTTAAACTGGCGGACAAACTTCCGTTACGAGTATTAGCAGAGGCAAAACAACATTATTATAAGCAAGGTTCCTAG